The Sandaracinus amylolyticus genomic interval TCCGCCTCGGCGCGCCGCTCGGGATCGTGCTCCTTCACCTCGCGATACCGACGCCCCGCCTCCGCGAGGCGATCGGTCGTCTCCGCGAGCACGAGGAAGCGCTTGTGCCGATCGCCGTCGTCCCACGCGGCGAGCACGTCGTTCCACGCGCGCTCGAGGTCCTCGTCCATGTGCGTCGACTCTATCCGGGTCCCGCGCGCGCCTCCGACATGAACGGACGATCAGATCGGTGGAGCGGGGTTTCGATCCACTTTCTACCACCTCGCCGACGGGAGCTGCGATCATCGACGAAATGGTGCGATCCGTGTCCGGTGCGAAGTTGACAGCGCCGGGATCGCTCCCGTAGGTTCGGCCTCGGTGGGAAGCAGTGGTAAGCGGTGCCAGCCGGCGGCACCGCGAGACTGCCCCGAGGACGACGCGGCTTGTTCCGAGGGCAATACGCGCATGCGATCGACGAGAAGGGGCGGACCTCCGTCCCCTCGCGCTTCCGCGAGATCCTCGCGGCGCAGGGCGAGTCGCGCCTCGTGATCACCGCCGGCGTCGACCCCTGCCTCGTCGCCTATCCGATGAAGGAGTGGATCGCGTTCGAGGAGCGGCTCTCGCAGCTTCCACGATTCGATCCGAGCGTCGCGATGATCCGCCGTCTCTACGTCTCGGGCGCGGTCGAGGTCGAGCTCGACAAGGTCGGTCGCCTGCTGATCCCGCAGACGCTGCGCGAGCTCGCCGAGCTCGAGCGCGAGGCGCTCTGGGCCGGCATGGGCAAGCACATCGAGCTGTGGTCGAAGGAGCGCTTCGCCGGTCTGCGCGCGCAGGTGCTCGCGGACGAGAGCGCGAAGCAGAAGATGGCCGAGCGCCTCGCGGAGCTGGGGCTGTGAGCGAGCAGGTCTACACGCACGCGCCGGTGCTCCTCGCGGAGGTGCTCGCGCAGCTCGCGCCGAAGAGCGGCGGGCTCTACGTCGACGCGACGCTCGGTCGCGGCGGGCACTCGGAGGCGATCCTCGAGGCGAGCGCGCCCGACGGCCGCCTGATCGGCATCGATCGGGATCCGCGCGCGCTCGAGGAGACCGCGCCGCGCCTCGCGCGGTTCGGCGATCGCGTGAAGCTCGTGCACGCGGCGTTCGCGGAGCTGCAGAACGTGCTCGGCGACGAGCGCGTCGACGGGCTGCTCGCGGATCTCGGCGTGAGCTCGCCGCAGCTCGACGACGCGACGCGCGGCTTCTCGTTCCGCGCCGAGGGCCCGCTCGACATGCGCATGGATCCGACGCGCGGGCTCAGCGCGCGCGAGCTGATCGCGGAGACCGACGAGCAGGAGCTCGCGAACCTGATCTTCCGGCTCGGCGAGGAGCGTCGCAGCCGTCCGATCGCGCGCGCCATCAAGCGGCTCGAGGCGAGCGGCGAGATGAACACGACGGGCGATCTGCGCCGCGCGACCGTGTCGGTGCTCGGGCCGCGTCGGACCGGTGGGATCGATCCCGCGACGCGCACGTTCCAGGCGCTGCGCCTCGCGGTGAACGGCGAGCTCGAGCAGCTCGACGCGCTGCTCGCGGCGGTGCCCGACGTGCTGGTCGACGGTGGCGTCGCCGCGATCATCAGCTTCCACTCGCTCGAGGATCGCGCG includes:
- the rsmH gene encoding 16S rRNA (cytosine(1402)-N(4))-methyltransferase RsmH, with translation MSEQVYTHAPVLLAEVLAQLAPKSGGLYVDATLGRGGHSEAILEASAPDGRLIGIDRDPRALEETAPRLARFGDRVKLVHAAFAELQNVLGDERVDGLLADLGVSSPQLDDATRGFSFRAEGPLDMRMDPTRGLSARELIAETDEQELANLIFRLGEERRSRPIARAIKRLEASGEMNTTGDLRRATVSVLGPRRTGGIDPATRTFQALRLAVNGELEQLDALLAAVPDVLVDGGVAAIISFHSLEDRAVKRAFRGDERLEPTTKKPIVATDEENDRNPRARSAKLRAARRLSRGEEAR
- the mraZ gene encoding division/cell wall cluster transcriptional repressor MraZ, with protein sequence MFRGQYAHAIDEKGRTSVPSRFREILAAQGESRLVITAGVDPCLVAYPMKEWIAFEERLSQLPRFDPSVAMIRRLYVSGAVEVELDKVGRLLIPQTLRELAELEREALWAGMGKHIELWSKERFAGLRAQVLADESAKQKMAERLAELGL